In a genomic window of Infirmifilum sp. NZ:
- a CDS encoding PadR family transcriptional regulator has protein sequence MQRFRFKSRFRGGLRLLVLQILSEEPTHAYGIMRRLGELTGFMPSSGAFFPLLRSLVRSGLVEVDEVERGGKAVKVYRLSEEGRRVLESHRSQVEEVLRLARSFRRFNDSGLSRVFQVVDEVLGSMDRLSDRQVEELRRAIMDFEYRVLGILRGGGGE, from the coding sequence ATGCAGAGGTTTCGGTTCAAGAGCAGGTTCCGGGGTGGCTTGAGGTTGCTCGTGCTCCAGATACTCAGCGAGGAGCCTACGCACGCGTACGGGATCATGCGGAGGCTCGGCGAGCTGACGGGCTTCATGCCGAGCAGTGGCGCCTTCTTCCCACTGCTCAGGAGCCTGGTTAGGAGCGGGCTGGTGGAGGTCGATGAGGTTGAAAGGGGTGGTAAGGCTGTGAAGGTCTACCGCTTGAGCGAGGAGGGGAGGAGGGTTCTCGAGAGCCACCGCAGCCAGGTTGAGGAGGTTTTGAGGCTCGCCCGATCGTTCAGGCGTTTTAACGACTCGGGGCTCTCCCGGGTCTTCCAGGTTGTTGACGAGGTACTGGGGAGTATGGATAGGTTGAGTGACAGGCAAGTTGAGGAGCTCAGGAGGGCTATTATGGACTTCGAGTACAGGGTTTTGGGTATCCTGAGGGGTGGTGGCGGTGAGTGA
- a CDS encoding ATP-binding cassette domain-containing protein, with amino-acid sequence MSEAIVVEDLVKRFKDVTAVDHVSFKVKSGEIYGLLGPNGAGKTTTIHILTTLLRPTSGRALVAGFDVVEQPHEVRKRIGIVFQDPSIDNQLTAYDNMYIHGRLYGLSGEELKRKIYELLDFVELKPYANKLVKNFSGGMRRRLEIARSLLHEPDILFLDEPTIGLDPQTRVKIWDYITAIKKEHGMTILLTTHYMDEADQLCDRIAIMDHGKIKAEGSPEELKSMLGNEVVYLKLDGHIEATPCIEADFIENCKPVSRNTVQLVVKNASTALPRIFELAGSKGLRIVEVTYKRPTLNEVFIHLTGRELRDSLEEGGPRPPHRRW; translated from the coding sequence GTGAGTGAGGCAATCGTCGTGGAGGACCTAGTTAAGAGGTTTAAGGACGTGACGGCAGTGGACCACGTAAGCTTCAAGGTCAAGAGCGGTGAGATCTACGGCCTCCTGGGGCCGAACGGCGCCGGCAAGACAACCACCATACACATCCTGACGACGCTCCTGAGGCCCACCAGCGGTAGGGCGCTCGTGGCGGGCTTCGACGTGGTCGAGCAGCCCCACGAGGTGAGGAAGCGCATAGGCATCGTCTTCCAGGACCCGAGCATCGACAACCAGCTCACGGCCTACGACAACATGTACATCCACGGCAGGCTGTACGGGCTCAGCGGGGAGGAGCTGAAGAGGAAGATCTACGAGCTCCTCGACTTCGTGGAGCTGAAGCCCTACGCCAACAAGCTTGTGAAGAACTTCTCCGGGGGCATGAGGAGGAGGCTCGAGATCGCCCGCTCCCTCCTCCACGAGCCCGATATACTGTTCCTCGACGAGCCGACGATAGGCCTGGACCCCCAGACGCGGGTGAAGATATGGGACTACATAACGGCTATAAAGAAGGAGCACGGCATGACCATCCTCCTGACGACGCACTACATGGACGAGGCGGACCAGCTGTGCGACCGCATAGCTATAATGGACCACGGCAAGATAAAGGCCGAGGGCTCCCCCGAGGAGCTGAAGTCGATGCTCGGCAACGAGGTGGTCTACCTCAAGCTCGACGGCCACATCGAGGCCACGCCCTGCATTGAAGCCGACTTCATCGAGAACTGCAAGCCCGTCTCAAGGAACACAGTGCAGCTCGTGGTCAAGAACGCCTCAACCGCGCTGCCCAGGATATTCGAGCTCGCCGGAAGCAAGGGGCTCAGGATTGTGGAGGTCACGTACAAGAGGCCCACTCTCAACGAGGTCTTCATCCACCTGACGGGGCGCGAGCTCCGCGACTCGCTTGAGGAGGGCGGGCCCAGGCCGCCGCATAGGAGGTGGTAG
- a CDS encoding ABC transporter permease, which translates to MKGVVPMVYRQVKRFVNARSRLVMTIVQPLIWLVFFGMGWSRAFSFPGARAMFGGLDYLTYLASGMVAMTVMTGSFMSGVSVIWDKQFGFLKETLVAPASRAEVILGRALGDALVVNLQAMVILALVFLIAPGLNPAGVIPAFLYGLLLSLGFASFGIALSVKLSSMEGFQMIVNLITMPLLFMSGIFYPLTTMPDWMKAIAYFNPATYAVDGMRFWLTGVSYFDPAEDIALLLALTAILLFIGVRSFERATIED; encoded by the coding sequence ATGAAGGGAGTAGTTCCGATGGTATACAGGCAGGTGAAGAGGTTCGTAAACGCGCGGTCCAGGCTCGTCATGACCATCGTCCAGCCACTGATATGGCTGGTCTTCTTCGGCATGGGGTGGAGCAGGGCCTTCAGCTTCCCGGGCGCCAGGGCGATGTTCGGGGGGCTAGACTACCTAACTTACCTCGCCTCAGGGATGGTCGCCATGACCGTAATGACCGGCTCCTTCATGAGCGGGGTGTCGGTGATCTGGGACAAGCAGTTCGGCTTCCTCAAGGAGACCCTCGTCGCCCCCGCGTCCAGGGCGGAGGTGATCCTGGGCAGGGCGCTCGGCGACGCGCTGGTGGTGAACCTCCAGGCCATGGTGATACTCGCGCTGGTCTTCCTGATAGCCCCTGGCCTCAACCCCGCAGGCGTGATACCGGCGTTCCTCTACGGGCTGCTCCTCTCCCTGGGCTTCGCGAGCTTCGGCATAGCCCTCTCTGTGAAGCTTTCGAGCATGGAGGGCTTCCAGATGATCGTCAACCTGATAACGATGCCCCTGCTCTTCATGAGCGGCATCTTCTACCCCCTCACTACGATGCCCGACTGGATGAAGGCGATAGCCTACTTCAACCCCGCAACCTACGCCGTGGACGGCATGCGGTTCTGGCTCACCGGGGTATCCTACTTCGACCCAGCCGAGGACATCGCGCTCCTGCTCGCCCTAACGGCCATCCTGCTCTTCATAGGCGTCAGATCCTTCGAGAGGGCAACAATCGAGGACTAA